From Deinococcus aquaticus, one genomic window encodes:
- a CDS encoding PhoH family protein, with the protein MTHPQHESGQPVPAATTTPTTATIQIENQREAYSLLGAGDANLRRMRELTKAKLVARGETITITGDEADVKGAERMVRDALDVVRGGGELTPDSLLRSARLSGEGRSLAAETHVTGLSLPRGLKPKTPGQKLYLDSIEHSDITFGVGPAGTGKTYMAVAMAVQALKAKKVKRIILTRPAVEAGEKLGFLPGDLQAKIDPYLRPLYDALQDMLDQEKFESYLTSGVIEIAPLAFMRGRTLNDAFIILDEAQNTTGEQMKMFLTRMGFSSKVVITGDVTQIDLPRHITSGLAVAKRVLSSIEGIAWHQFTDVDVVRHPLVGRIIKAYETAENAEQDKRAARRGEFASIPEGDGDNAVHS; encoded by the coding sequence TTGACACACCCCCAACACGAGTCGGGCCAGCCCGTTCCGGCCGCGACGACCACCCCGACCACCGCCACCATCCAGATCGAGAACCAGCGCGAGGCGTACTCGCTGCTGGGAGCGGGCGACGCGAACCTGCGCCGCATGCGCGAACTGACGAAGGCGAAACTGGTCGCGCGGGGTGAAACCATCACCATCACCGGCGACGAGGCCGACGTGAAAGGCGCCGAGCGGATGGTCCGCGACGCGCTGGACGTGGTGCGCGGCGGCGGCGAACTCACGCCCGACAGCCTGCTGCGTTCCGCGCGCCTGAGCGGCGAGGGCCGCAGTCTGGCCGCCGAGACGCACGTGACGGGCCTGAGCCTGCCGCGCGGCCTGAAACCCAAGACGCCGGGGCAGAAACTGTACCTGGACAGCATCGAGCACAGCGACATCACCTTCGGGGTCGGCCCGGCCGGGACCGGCAAGACGTACATGGCGGTCGCCATGGCCGTTCAGGCCCTGAAAGCCAAGAAGGTCAAACGCATCATCCTGACCCGCCCGGCCGTCGAGGCGGGCGAGAAACTGGGCTTCCTGCCCGGCGACCTGCAGGCCAAGATCGACCCGTACCTGCGCCCCCTGTACGACGCGCTTCAGGACATGCTGGACCAGGAGAAGTTCGAGTCTTACCTGACGAGCGGCGTGATCGAGATCGCGCCCCTGGCGTTCATGCGCGGCCGCACCCTGAACGACGCGTTCATCATTCTGGACGAGGCGCAGAACACCACGGGCGAGCAGATGAAGATGTTCCTGACCCGCATGGGCTTTTCCAGCAAGGTCGTGATCACGGGCGACGTGACGCAGATCGACCTGCCGCGCCACATCACCAGCGGTCTGGCCGTCGCCAAGCGCGTCCTGAGTTCCATCGAGGGCATCGCGTGGCATCAGTTCACGGACGTGGACGTGGTCCGCCACCCGCTGGTGGGCCGCATCATCAAGGCGTACGAGACGGCCGAGAACGCCGAGCAGGACAAACGCGCCGCCCGGCGCGGCGAGTTCGCCAGCATCCCCGAAGGCGACGGGGACAACGCTGTCCACAGTTGA
- the trmD gene encoding tRNA (guanosine(37)-N1)-methyltransferase TrmD, with translation MSENPQTVPHQDAAPLTFSFLTLFPELLAPFADEAIVGKARGRGLVDVNLVNLRDFAGNRHQKVDDTPYGGGAGMVIRVDVAERALASLPAADEVILFSPAGERFTQAVAEDLATRRHLVFLCGRYEGFDARTEGLVTRELSIGDFVMMGGEAAAACVLEAVARLVPGVIGDPQSHQADSFSSGLLDYPEFTRPPEWQGHSVPDVLRGGNHGAVATWRREQALARTLARRPDLLRSAPLTPADTATLSSLGATPEQLSDWGAPPDPPPRRQKRRRTPPSVPDASDT, from the coding sequence GTGAGTGAAAACCCGCAGACTGTCCCACACCAGGACGCCGCGCCGCTGACCTTCTCGTTCCTGACGCTGTTCCCCGAACTCCTGGCTCCGTTTGCCGATGAGGCGATCGTGGGCAAGGCGCGGGGTCGTGGTCTGGTGGACGTGAATCTGGTGAACCTGCGGGACTTCGCCGGAAACCGCCACCAGAAGGTGGACGACACCCCGTACGGGGGCGGCGCGGGCATGGTGATCCGCGTGGACGTGGCCGAGCGCGCCCTGGCCAGCCTCCCGGCAGCTGACGAGGTGATCCTGTTCAGCCCGGCCGGTGAACGCTTCACGCAGGCGGTCGCCGAGGACCTCGCCACGCGGCGGCACCTGGTGTTCCTGTGCGGCCGCTACGAGGGCTTCGACGCCCGCACCGAGGGGCTGGTCACGCGGGAACTCAGCATCGGGGATTTCGTGATGATGGGCGGCGAGGCCGCCGCCGCCTGCGTACTGGAAGCCGTGGCGCGGCTGGTGCCGGGCGTGATCGGCGACCCGCAGTCACATCAGGCGGACAGCTTCAGCTCGGGCCTGCTGGACTACCCGGAATTCACCCGCCCGCCCGAATGGCAGGGCCACAGCGTGCCGGACGTGCTGCGCGGCGGAAATCACGGCGCGGTGGCCACGTGGCGACGCGAGCAGGCCCTGGCACGCACCCTGGCCCGCCGCCCGGACCTGCTGCGCAGCGCCCCCCTGACGCCTGCCGACACCGCGACCCTGAGCAGCCTGGGCGCCACGCCAGAGCAACTGAGTGACTGGGGCGCGCCCCCTGACCCCCCGCCCAGACGCCAGAAACGCCGCCGCACGCCGCCGTCCGTACCCGACGCCAGCGACACCTGA
- a CDS encoding GNAT family N-acetyltransferase has product MSIRGRRPRDLPTLRRWFTDPQAQWRDWDAPYLHAAQTTGSLAAYVEQMERTPPHPNERVVSLDGQCIGMVNRSETPPEDGGWWDLGIIIHDPQFWGQGVGSRALALWVEATLNETDAHVLTFTTWGGNERMIRAALRLGFREAGRVREARLVRGERHDSVQLDLLRREWTPLP; this is encoded by the coding sequence CTGAGTATCCGGGGCCGCCGCCCGCGAGACCTGCCCACCCTGCGCCGCTGGTTCACGGACCCGCAGGCGCAGTGGCGTGACTGGGACGCCCCGTACCTGCACGCCGCGCAGACGACCGGGTCGCTGGCGGCGTACGTGGAACAGATGGAGCGCACGCCGCCCCACCCGAACGAGCGGGTCGTGTCGCTGGACGGGCAGTGCATCGGCATGGTGAACCGCTCGGAGACACCCCCCGAGGACGGCGGGTGGTGGGACCTGGGGATCATCATTCACGATCCGCAGTTCTGGGGCCAGGGTGTGGGCTCGCGGGCGCTGGCCCTGTGGGTGGAGGCCACGCTGAACGAGACGGACGCGCACGTCCTGACCTTCACCACCTGGGGCGGCAACGAACGCATGATCCGCGCGGCCCTGCGCCTGGGCTTCCGCGAGGCGGGCCGCGTGCGGGAGGCGAGGCTGGTGCGCGGCGAGCGGCACGACAGCGTGCAACTGGACCTGCTGCGCCGCGAGTGGACGCCGCTGCCATGA
- the rpsP gene encoding 30S ribosomal protein S16, translating to MVKIRLSRFGATHNPHYRIVVTDARRPRDGGYIENLGHYDPRKTSENYLKVNAERAAYWIAQGAQPTQTARRLLKSQGVKVA from the coding sequence ATGGTCAAGATTCGCCTGTCCCGTTTCGGTGCTACCCACAACCCCCACTACCGTATTGTCGTGACCGACGCCCGCCGTCCCCGCGACGGTGGCTACATCGAGAACCTCGGCCACTACGATCCCCGCAAGACCAGCGAGAACTACCTGAAGGTCAACGCCGAGCGCGCCGCGTACTGGATTGCCCAGGGCGCGCAGCCCACGCAGACCGCCCGCCGCCTGCTGAAAAGCCAGGGCGTGAAGGTCGCGTAA
- a CDS encoding LON peptidase substrate-binding domain-containing protein gives MRVPLFPLPQLVLFPGVILPLYVFEPRYRELLADVQATGEPFGIVRIVQSSETSGLPFHERVSRVGTLAHVRQASLHEDGTSTVAVVGGERFRIDGFHLDRPYLSADVTLWPLEPDPLPEEVVSATAAQLLAALLRLRPGDAGSVREAAPDDPLLLASFAATLLPTTPEQREDALHAATVLERLELLLGLVPAEAKLLN, from the coding sequence ATGCGCGTTCCGCTGTTTCCCCTGCCGCAACTGGTGCTGTTCCCAGGTGTGATCCTTCCACTGTACGTGTTCGAGCCCCGTTACCGTGAACTGCTGGCCGATGTGCAGGCCACCGGCGAACCGTTCGGGATCGTGCGGATCGTGCAGTCCTCCGAAACGTCCGGTCTTCCCTTTCACGAGCGGGTCTCCAGGGTCGGGACGCTCGCACACGTCCGGCAGGCCAGCCTGCACGAGGACGGCACCAGCACGGTCGCCGTGGTGGGCGGCGAGCGGTTCCGGATAGACGGCTTTCACCTGGACCGCCCGTACCTTTCGGCCGACGTGACCCTCTGGCCTCTGGAACCCGATCCTCTGCCGGAGGAAGTCGTCTCGGCCACGGCGGCGCAACTGCTGGCCGCGCTGCTGCGCCTGCGCCCAGGCGACGCCGGGTCGGTCCGCGAGGCCGCGCCGGACGACCCCCTGCTGCTGGCCAGCTTTGCCGCCACGCTGCTGCCCACCACGCCCGAACAGCGCGAGGACGCCCTGCACGCCGCGACCGTGCTGGAACGCCTGGAACTGCTGCTGGGACTGGTGCCCGCCGAAGCCAAACTGCTGAACTGA
- a CDS encoding S41 family peptidase, translated as MNAKRLTIVGVALSATAAVAYAQFGGYTQANLSSTATGKTFLQVINDLNTLYLYPVDQEKLLRGAITGALGSLNDEFTYYSQPEDNAIDAENLSGEFYGIGVQLVAANPDGTGGKIDNVFRTGAASNAGVQIGDVFVKIGDKDVLTGKLNDIVRLVRGQKGTTVTVTFARDGKPYTVKMERQPVAIVSVEQTVLPGNIGYIALNTFYNEKASEQFNAAVADMKKKKVSSLILDLRDNGGGLLSAGVDVADQFMQSGPIVSLRDRNKKTTVYGSARNAASDYTGKLMVLVNKNSASASEVVSGALQDVGRATIIGEQTFGKGVAQIPETLPDGGKIAIVNSEWLTPKGRQIHKKGVTPDVIVKDTRYTTPPNLTGSGVAPGAKLTFTLEGKPVTVTADKDGKFSYTGDIKRPNRSAQQGEAVVDLQTDAILKKAVELLKK; from the coding sequence GTGAACGCCAAACGCCTGACCATCGTCGGGGTTGCCCTGTCCGCCACTGCCGCTGTCGCTTACGCGCAGTTCGGCGGGTACACCCAGGCGAACCTCAGCAGCACCGCCACCGGCAAGACCTTCTTGCAGGTCATCAACGACCTGAACACCCTGTACCTGTACCCGGTCGACCAGGAGAAACTGCTTCGCGGCGCCATCACCGGCGCGCTGGGCAGCCTGAACGACGAATTCACGTACTACAGCCAGCCCGAAGACAACGCCATCGACGCCGAGAACCTCAGCGGCGAGTTCTACGGTATCGGCGTGCAACTCGTCGCCGCGAACCCCGACGGGACCGGCGGCAAGATCGACAACGTCTTCCGCACCGGCGCGGCCAGTAACGCCGGCGTGCAGATCGGCGACGTGTTCGTGAAAATCGGCGACAAGGACGTCCTGACCGGCAAACTGAACGACATCGTGCGCCTCGTACGCGGCCAGAAAGGCACCACCGTCACTGTCACGTTCGCCCGCGACGGCAAACCCTACACCGTCAAGATGGAACGCCAGCCGGTCGCCATCGTCAGCGTCGAACAGACCGTGCTGCCCGGCAACATCGGCTACATCGCCCTGAACACCTTCTACAACGAGAAGGCCAGCGAGCAGTTCAACGCCGCCGTCGCCGACATGAAAAAGAAGAAGGTCAGCAGCCTGATCCTCGACCTGCGCGACAACGGCGGCGGCCTGCTGAGCGCCGGTGTGGACGTCGCCGACCAGTTCATGCAGAGCGGCCCGATCGTCAGCCTGCGCGACCGCAACAAGAAAACCACCGTGTACGGCAGCGCCCGCAACGCCGCCAGCGACTACACCGGCAAACTGATGGTCCTGGTGAACAAGAACAGCGCCAGCGCCAGCGAAGTCGTCTCCGGAGCGCTACAGGACGTGGGCCGCGCCACCATCATCGGCGAGCAGACCTTCGGCAAGGGCGTCGCCCAGATCCCCGAAACGCTGCCCGACGGCGGCAAGATCGCCATCGTGAACAGTGAGTGGCTGACCCCCAAGGGCCGCCAGATCCACAAGAAAGGCGTCACGCCCGACGTGATCGTCAAGGACACCCGCTACACCACGCCCCCCAACCTGACCGGCAGCGGCGTCGCCCCCGGCGCGAAACTCACCTTCACCCTCGAAGGGAAACCCGTGACCGTCACCGCCGACAAGGACGGCAAATTCAGCTACACCGGCGACATCAAACGCCCCAACCGCAGCGCGCAGCAGGGCGAGGCCGTCGTGGACCTCCAGACCGACGCCATCCTCAAGAAAGCCGTCGAACTGCTCAAGAAGTAA
- the rimM gene encoding ribosome maturation factor RimM (Essential for efficient processing of 16S rRNA), with protein sequence MTGKTEAERTRLGYVLGPHGVKGGVKVFVLGDQRQFAGLDRVYVEKRGWLRVRRAEMLAPGVVLHLAGVTTPEGAGDLRGLNVFAADDELPVPEDGVYYYHELRGLTLSGPAGEVLAEVTDVLDGGHQDLLVVRRASDQGEAFVPLQAPYVVVNLDGKRRPLSLTLTEDAPGGLLDLSEAEEGGHAE encoded by the coding sequence GTGACCGGAAAGACCGAGGCTGAACGCACCCGCCTGGGGTACGTGCTGGGACCGCACGGCGTGAAGGGCGGCGTGAAGGTGTTCGTGCTGGGCGACCAGCGGCAGTTCGCGGGGCTGGACCGTGTGTACGTCGAGAAGCGCGGCTGGCTGCGCGTGCGCCGCGCCGAGATGCTCGCGCCGGGCGTGGTGCTGCACCTCGCGGGGGTCACGACGCCCGAGGGGGCCGGGGACCTGCGCGGCCTGAATGTCTTTGCGGCCGACGATGAACTGCCGGTTCCCGAGGACGGCGTGTACTACTACCACGAACTGCGCGGCCTGACCCTGAGCGGCCCGGCGGGCGAGGTGCTGGCTGAGGTGACGGACGTGCTTGACGGCGGGCATCAGGACCTGCTGGTGGTGCGCCGCGCCTCCGATCAGGGCGAGGCGTTCGTGCCGCTTCAGGCACCGTACGTGGTCGTGAACCTGGACGGGAAGCGCCGCCCGCTGTCCCTGACGCTCACAGAGGACGCGCCGGGCGGCCTGCTGGATCTCAGCGAGGCCGAGGAAGGCGGGCACGCCGAGTGA
- a CDS encoding diacylglycerol kinase codes for MRSDGSAWSARRWLRSAGFAWAGVRHAYGTQANFRIECWAALGALGLCVWLRAPLAPVALACALVLSLELLNTALEAVVDLASPQRHPLAKIAKDAAAGAVLLGSAGAVLVGLSVLLPPLLARLGTG; via the coding sequence GTGCGCAGTGACGGGTCGGCGTGGAGCGCGCGGCGCTGGCTGAGGTCGGCGGGCTTCGCGTGGGCGGGCGTCCGGCACGCGTACGGCACGCAGGCGAACTTCCGGATCGAGTGCTGGGCGGCCCTGGGTGCGCTGGGCCTGTGCGTGTGGCTGCGCGCGCCGCTGGCCCCGGTGGCGCTGGCCTGCGCGCTGGTCCTGAGCCTGGAACTGCTGAACACGGCACTGGAGGCTGTGGTGGATCTGGCGAGCCCGCAGCGGCACCCGCTGGCGAAGATCGCCAAGGACGCGGCGGCCGGCGCGGTCCTGCTGGGTAGCGCGGGGGCGGTCCTGGTGGGCCTGAGCGTGCTGCTGCCGCCCCTGCTGGCCCGTCTGGGCACCGGCTGA
- a CDS encoding murein hydrolase activator EnvC family protein — protein sequence MTRRGRAALLLGVSLLTAAPGLSRWNSVAAQPSAQQAAARSNPGTSADLSTSQRLEQLQRDLQQQRQLSAAKARELQALRASIQNLSAQQRQTLSRLDTLAASASKLENEIATVTARVALAERALADTAAQLNVTQARVERLQGDVREILQLQYRDRSGRYLQLLSQSRSLSDLLIRLRYANIAGEYNTRVIQTLAGEIEVLDRQKAQQARQTQDLKELQAQRTAVLKNLTARRAEQTTLLSQLRSSEAGKRTLATQRQAEQALAAQTIDQLVGQVVAERSRLEAERQRRLEEERRRRAEEARRIAEAQERARQEALRLARIRAEQERVARQRAADAQAARQRAADAQAAAQAARQRAAQQAAQTQREAQVQREQAALQQRSQQVQQAQVQVEQQLAPLPTLSGPLGFPLPGGRVQTPYGAGGSPWVVLSGGPQAVAAQEGNVLAVTYYASLGWVVLVDHGSSVTAYFGLREPLVSVGNRVGRGTPVGTVGGSSIIGPDSMAFQLRRGGVPVPPGF from the coding sequence GTGACCCGCCGGGGCCGGGCGGCGCTGCTGCTGGGCGTGTCCCTGCTGACGGCCGCGCCGGGCCTGTCCCGCTGGAACAGCGTGGCGGCGCAACCATCGGCGCAACAAGCGGCGGCCCGCTCCAACCCGGGCACCAGCGCCGACCTGAGTACCAGTCAGCGGCTGGAGCAGTTGCAGCGTGACCTGCAGCAGCAGCGGCAACTGAGCGCCGCCAAGGCCCGCGAGTTGCAGGCGTTACGTGCCAGCATTCAGAATCTCAGCGCACAGCAGCGTCAGACACTGTCGCGGCTGGATACGCTGGCGGCCAGCGCGTCGAAACTGGAGAACGAGATCGCGACCGTCACGGCGCGCGTGGCGCTGGCCGAGCGCGCCCTGGCCGACACGGCCGCGCAGCTGAACGTCACGCAGGCCCGCGTGGAGCGCCTGCAGGGCGACGTGCGCGAGATCCTGCAACTGCAGTACCGGGACCGCAGCGGCCGTTACCTGCAACTGCTGTCCCAGTCGCGCAGCCTGTCGGACCTGCTGATCCGGCTGCGGTACGCGAACATAGCGGGCGAGTACAACACCCGCGTCATTCAGACCCTGGCGGGCGAGATCGAGGTCCTGGACCGGCAGAAAGCGCAGCAGGCGCGGCAGACCCAGGACCTGAAGGAATTGCAGGCGCAGCGCACGGCCGTCCTGAAGAACCTCACGGCCCGCCGCGCCGAGCAGACGACCCTGCTGTCGCAACTGCGGTCCAGCGAGGCGGGCAAGCGGACGCTGGCCACGCAGCGGCAGGCCGAGCAGGCGCTGGCTGCGCAGACCATTGATCAGCTGGTCGGGCAGGTCGTGGCCGAGCGGTCGCGGCTGGAGGCCGAGCGGCAGCGCCGACTGGAAGAGGAACGCCGCCGCCGGGCAGAGGAAGCCCGCCGGATCGCCGAGGCGCAGGAACGCGCCCGGCAGGAGGCGCTGCGACTGGCCCGCATCCGCGCCGAGCAGGAACGCGTGGCGCGGCAGCGGGCCGCCGACGCCCAGGCGGCCCGGCAGCGCGCGGCCGACGCGCAGGCAGCGGCGCAGGCCGCCCGGCAACGCGCCGCCCAGCAGGCCGCGCAGACCCAGCGGGAAGCGCAGGTGCAGCGTGAGCAGGCGGCCCTCCAGCAGCGCAGTCAGCAGGTGCAGCAGGCGCAGGTACAGGTCGAGCAGCAGCTGGCCCCCCTGCCGACCCTGAGTGGGCCGCTCGGATTCCCACTGCCCGGCGGGCGCGTGCAGACGCCGTACGGGGCGGGTGGATCGCCGTGGGTGGTGCTCAGCGGCGGGCCGCAGGCGGTGGCCGCGCAGGAAGGGAACGTGCTGGCCGTCACGTACTACGCGTCGCTGGGCTGGGTGGTGCTGGTGGATCACGGGTCCAGCGTCACGGCGTACTTCGGGCTGCGCGAACCGCTGGTCAGCGTCGGGAACCGCGTGGGGCGCGGCACGCCGGTCGGCACGGTCGGCGGGAGTTCCATCATCGGGCCGGACAGCATGGCCTTCCAGCTGCGCCGGGGCGGCGTGCCCGTTCCTCCGGGCTTCTGA
- the ftsE gene encoding cell division ATP-binding protein FtsE: MIDFKNVSLEYPVTRTLALDDVSLQIGKGEFVYLVGHSGAGKSSFMSLVLKRALPSRGEVRVAGEPLARYRGRRTALLRRRMGTVFQDNLLLAHLNAYDNVAFTLRVTGVPQREWPQRVTTALRTVGLEHKKYALPLQLSQGEQQRVAIARAIVGDPPLLLADEPTGNLDPDNSREVLKVLQNVNLRGTTVVVATHARDLVETFRHRTLTLRKGKLVRDDPYGGYAL, encoded by the coding sequence GTGATCGATTTCAAGAACGTCTCACTGGAGTACCCCGTGACCCGGACCCTGGCGCTGGACGACGTGTCCCTGCAGATCGGGAAGGGCGAGTTCGTGTACCTGGTCGGGCATTCCGGGGCCGGGAAAAGCAGTTTCATGAGTCTGGTCCTCAAGCGGGCGCTGCCCAGCCGGGGCGAGGTGCGCGTGGCGGGCGAGCCGCTGGCCCGTTACCGGGGCCGCCGGACGGCCCTGCTGCGCCGCCGCATGGGCACGGTCTTTCAGGACAACCTGCTTCTGGCGCACCTGAACGCGTACGACAACGTGGCGTTCACGCTGCGCGTGACGGGCGTGCCGCAGCGCGAGTGGCCGCAGCGGGTCACGACGGCGCTGCGCACGGTGGGCCTGGAGCACAAGAAGTACGCGCTGCCGCTTCAGCTGTCGCAGGGCGAGCAGCAGCGCGTGGCGATTGCGCGGGCCATCGTGGGTGACCCGCCGCTGCTGCTGGCCGACGAGCCGACCGGCAACCTCGACCCGGACAACAGCCGCGAGGTCCTAAAGGTGCTGCAGAACGTGAACCTGCGCGGCACGACCGTGGTGGTCGCCACGCACGCCCGCGATCTGGTCGAGACGTTCCGGCACCGCACGCTGACGTTGCGCAAGGGCAAACTGGTGCGGGACGATCCGTACGGCGGGTACGCGCTGTGA
- the ybeY gene encoding rRNA maturation RNase YbeY gives MIDLIVRKTPPAGLRPALRASLEAVMTHFEVPDREVTVVLVGDRTIRALKREHWGEDAVTDVLSFPTWEPGDPFVPPHLGDIVISLDTAQRQADARGHSLTREVALLASHGLTHLVGNDHPHADGLGFEEGAQGPEWEVFHGAWAAAQAALPAGS, from the coding sequence GTGATTGACCTGATCGTCCGTAAAACCCCGCCCGCCGGTCTGCGCCCCGCGCTGCGGGCCAGTCTGGAAGCGGTGATGACGCATTTCGAGGTGCCGGACCGCGAGGTGACGGTCGTGCTGGTCGGGGACCGCACCATCCGCGCCCTGAAACGCGAGCACTGGGGCGAGGACGCCGTGACGGACGTGCTGAGTTTCCCGACCTGGGAGCCGGGCGATCCGTTCGTGCCGCCGCACCTGGGCGACATCGTGATCAGCCTGGATACCGCGCAGCGGCAGGCGGACGCGCGCGGGCACAGCCTGACGCGCGAGGTAGCGCTGCTGGCCAGTCACGGCCTGACCCACCTGGTCGGGAACGACCACCCGCACGCGGACGGCCTGGGTTTCGAGGAGGGCGCGCAGGGGCCCGAGTGGGAAGTGTTCCATGGGGCGTGGGCGGCGGCGCAGGCGGCCCTTCCGGCCGGAAGCTGA
- a CDS encoding KH domain-containing protein, with protein sequence MKTDPLDLTLFLAQSVVDQPSQVRVSRRGPTVIVRVGPGEEGRLIGRQGRVIQAIRTLVRAASDPRERMNVDLDAPRKA encoded by the coding sequence ATGAAAACCGATCCTCTTGATCTGACTCTTTTCCTGGCCCAGAGCGTGGTGGATCAGCCGTCGCAGGTGCGCGTGTCCCGCCGGGGGCCGACCGTGATCGTGCGGGTCGGGCCGGGCGAGGAAGGCCGCCTGATCGGCCGTCAGGGCCGCGTGATTCAGGCCATCCGCACGCTGGTGCGCGCCGCGAGCGACCCGCGCGAGCGCATGAACGTCGACCTGGACGCCCCCCGCAAAGCGTGA
- a CDS encoding cell division protein FtsX, whose product MNYHFREALLAMRGNVTATLATLMTMTLTLLMLGFVLLLTLNVNRTLSQLESQVEVAAFLRPDAQDEQLLSQVQALPQVTQATLVTSEQVLTEMTQDSPYTRDAAALVGNPFPDTLRMRVARVEDSRSVAAAVSALPGVEDVEYGAGYVDPTVKTLTAVRGAGYALVGLLLLGTLFNILNAVRVAMYSRRDEISVMRLLGATRGFIRMPHVIEGLLVGTAAAALSLGILTPAYLGLARRVQQLAPVFPVVQDAGTLLPLLGGVALLGILIGLLGSLFATRRYLRELE is encoded by the coding sequence GTGAACTACCACTTCCGGGAGGCGCTGCTGGCGATGCGGGGGAACGTCACGGCGACCCTGGCGACCCTGATGACCATGACGCTGACGCTGCTGATGCTGGGCTTCGTGCTGCTGCTGACACTGAACGTGAACCGCACGCTCTCGCAGCTGGAATCGCAGGTGGAAGTCGCGGCGTTCCTGCGGCCCGACGCGCAGGACGAGCAGTTGCTCTCGCAGGTGCAGGCGCTGCCGCAGGTGACGCAGGCGACGTTGGTGACCAGCGAGCAGGTGCTGACCGAGATGACGCAGGACTCGCCTTACACGCGGGACGCGGCGGCGCTGGTGGGAAACCCCTTCCCGGACACGCTGCGCATGCGGGTGGCGCGGGTCGAGGATTCCCGCAGCGTGGCGGCGGCCGTCTCGGCGCTGCCCGGCGTGGAGGACGTCGAGTACGGCGCAGGGTACGTGGACCCGACCGTGAAGACCCTGACGGCCGTGCGCGGCGCGGGGTACGCGCTGGTGGGGCTGCTGCTGCTGGGCACGCTGTTCAACATCCTGAACGCGGTGCGCGTGGCGATGTACTCCCGCCGGGACGAGATCAGCGTGATGCGCCTGCTGGGGGCCACGCGGGGCTTTATCCGCATGCCGCACGTGATCGAGGGCCTGCTGGTGGGCACGGCGGCGGCGGCGCTGTCGCTGGGCATCCTGACCCCGGCGTACCTGGGGCTGGCGCGGCGCGTGCAGCAGCTGGCTCCGGTGTTCCCGGTCGTGCAGGACGCCGGGACGCTGCTGCCACTACTGGGCGGCGTGGCGCTGCTGGGCATCCTGATCGGGCTGCTGGGCAGCCTGTTCGCCACGCGCCGCTACCTGCGGGAGCTGGAGTGA